From Desmodus rotundus isolate HL8 chromosome 12, HLdesRot8A.1, whole genome shotgun sequence, one genomic window encodes:
- the LOC128779591 gene encoding uncharacterized protein: protein MAIMLLCLLQLAAPLCSYSVTIRFYLFWLNTP from the coding sequence ATGGCTATAATGCTGCTCTGCCTTCTACAGCTTGCTGCACCACTCTGTAGTTACTCTGTAACTATACGTTTCTATCTTTTTTGGTTAAACACTCCCTGA
- the ZBED6 gene encoding zinc finger BED domain-containing protein 6: MSICTLSVPVSSLSPGRRCSTFSGAGILGCVPINSNTDKEDMVERKMVAEGMDKEAKLPAKKKRKKGLRLKGKRRRKKLILVKKFSKDLGSGRPVADTPALLASSAPEQDEERLFESNIEKQIYLPSTRAKTSIVWHFFHVDPQYTWRAICNLCEKSVSRGKPGSHLGTSTLQRHLQARHSPHWTRANKFGVTGGEEDFTLDVPLSPSSAGSNGSFEYISTDPLDDNRVGKKRDKSVSDALRAERGRFLIKSNIVKHALIPGTRAKTSAVWNFFYTDPQHISRAVCNICKRSVSRGRPGSHLGTSTLQRHLQATHPIHWAVANKDSGAVGNGLDEAETERNPLSDTLHGEKSTGSQDLTAKDLSDSDSDEPPVLEVENRRSESPIPVAEQNALMHAQERETTFCEKSASSQISQAIIQMIVEDMHPYNYFSTPAFQRFMQIVAPDYRLPSETYFFTKAVPQLYDSVREKIFLTLENVQSQKIHLTVDIWTHDPSTDYFIVTVHWVSLDTVPSSNNGWIPSFRKWAVLCVTGLAKDCLVTNILQELNDQIGLWLSPNFLIPSFIVSDNSSTVVHAIKDGGFTHVPCFLHCLNIVIQDFFCEHKSIENMLVAARKTCHHFSHSVKARQILQEFQNERQLPWKNLKQDETGHWISTFYMLKWLLEHCYSVHHSLGRASGVVLTSLQWTLMTYVCDILKPFEEATQKVSVKTTGLNQVLPIIHHLLLSLQKLREDFQVRGITQALNLVDSLSLKLETDTLLSAMLKSKPCILAALLDPCFKNSLEDFFPQGANLETYKQILAEEVCNYMESSPEVCHIPTSEASGPSAIIENDSFTSSTREGTSSSGSIDNSAADNVSVGGKSFMFPSAVAVVDEYFKERYSEISEGDDPLIYWQRKVNIWPALTQVAIQYLSCPMCSWQSECIFTANSHFRPKQIMNLDFDNIEQLMFLKMNLKNVKYDYSTLLLSWDPENEVVQSNEKEILS; this comes from the coding sequence ATGAGTATATGTACCCTAAGTGTACCAGTTTCCTCACTCTCTCCTGGCAGAAGATGCAGCACTTTTAGTGGTGCTGGGATTCTGGGCTGTGTTCCTATTAATTCTAATacagataaagaagatatggtagaGAGAAAGATGGTGGCAGAAGGAATGGATAAAGAGGCAAAATTGCctgctaaaaagaaaagaaagaagggttTGCGACTAAAGGGGAAAAGGCGACGAAAGAAATTGATCCTTGTGAAAAAGTTTAGTAAGGATTTGGGATCTGGGAGGCCTGTTGCAGATACCCCTGCTTTGTTAGCTTCCAGTGCCCCTGAGCAGGATGAAGAACGTCTTTTTGAGAGCAACATAGAAAAACAGATCTACTTACCTAGTACTAGAGCCAAGACCTCCATTGTGTGGCACTTCTTTCACGTGGATCCCCAGTATACCTGGCGGGCTATTTGTAACCTCTGTGAAAAAAGCGTTAGCAGGGGTAAACCAGGCAGTCATCTTGGTACATCAACCCTTCAACGACATCTGCAGGCAAGGCATTCACCTCACTGGACAAGGGCCAACAAATTTGGGGTCACTGGTGGGGAGGAGGATTTCACTTTAGATGTACCTTTATCTCCCTCTTCTGCTGGAAGCAATGGGAGCTTTGAATATATTTCTACTGATCCATTAGATGATAATAGAGTGGGTAAGAAACGAGATAAATCAGTATCTGATGCCCTGAGGGCAGAAAGGGGGAGATTTCTCATCAAAAGTAACATTGTCAAGCATGCCTTAATTCCTGGAACAAGAGCCAAGACATCTGcagtttggaattttttttatacTGATCCTCAGCACATCTCAAGAGCTGTGtgtaatatatgtaaaagaaGTGTGAGCCGGGGCAGGCCAGGTTCTCACCTAGGAACTTCAACACTTCAACGACACCTACAGGCCACACATCCTATCCACTGGGCTGTTGCCAATAAAGACAGTGGTGCAGTTGGAAATGGATTAGATGAGGCTGAGACTGAGAGAAATCCCTTGAGCGATACTTTGCATGGAGAGAAGTCTACAGGCAGCCAAGATTTAACAGCCAAAGACCTTAGTGACTCTGATTCAGATGAACCTCCTGTGTTGGAGGTAGAAAATAGGAGATCTGAGAGTCCTATTCCTGTTGCAGAGCAAAATGCTCTGATGCATGCCCAGGAAAGAGAAACAACATTCTGTGAAAAGTCAGCCTCCAGTCAAATAAGTCAGGCGATTATTCAAATGATTGTGGAGGATATGCATCCTTACAACTACTTCTCAACCCCAGCCTTTCAGAGATTCATGCAGATTGTGGCCCCTGACTATAGGTTACCATCTGAGACTTACTTCTTCACTAAGGCTGTACCTCAATTATACGATTCGGTCAGAGAAAAAATTTTCTTAACTTTGGAGAATGTTCAAAGCCAAAAGATCCACCTAACTGTGGATATATGGACCCATGACCCATCCACTGACTATTTCATTGTGACTGTACACTGGGTCTCCTTGGACACTGTACCTTCTTCCAATAATGGCTGGATCCCCAGTTTTAGAAAATGGGCAGTGCTTTGTGTAACAGGTTTGGCCAAAGACTGTTTGGTAACCAACATTTTACAAGAATTAAATGACCAGATTGGTCTGTGGCTTTCTCCTAATTTCCTCATTCCCAGCTTCATTGTTTCGGACAATTCCTCTACTGTGGTACATGCAATCAAAGATGGTGGTTTTACCCATGTACCATGCTTCCTGCATTGTTTAAATATAGTTATTCAGGATTTCTTCTGTGAGCACAAAAGCATTGAAAATATGTTAGTGGCAGCTAGGAAAACCTGTCATCATTTTAGTCATTCAGTCAAGGCTCGTCAGATACTGCAAGAGTTCCAAAATGAACGCCAACTTCCATGGAAGAATTTGAAGCAGGATGAAACTGGCCATTGGATTTCTACCTTTTATATGTTAAAATGGCTCTTGGAGCATTGCTACTCAGTTCACCATAGTCTTGGTAGAGCCAGTGGTGTTGTACTCACCTCTCTTCAGTGGACTCTAATGACTTATGTTTGTGATATTCTCAAACCATTTGAAGAGGCCACGCAGAAAGTGAGTGTAAAGACCACAGGATTGAATCAGGTGCTACCCATAATCCATCATCTACTCCTTTCCCTGCAGAAACTTAGAGAAGATTTTCAAGTTAGAGGTATTACACAGGCCCTCAATCTGGTGGACAGTTTATCTCTGAAACTTGAAACTGACACCCTACTAAGTGCCATGCTCAAATCTAAGCCCTGTATCTTGGCTGCTTTGTTAgatccatgttttaaaaatagtttggaagACTTTTTCCCTCAAGGTGCTAATTTAGAAACTTATAAGCAGATCCTTGCAGAAGAAGTTTGTAATTATATGGAATCTTCACCAGAGGTGTGCCATATTCCAACTTCAGAAGCTTCTGGTCCCTCAGCTATCATAGAAAATGATTCATTTACTTCATCTACAAGAGAAGGCACCTCCAGTTCAGGGTCCATCGATAACTCAGCTGCAGATAATGTTAGTGTTGGAGGCAAAAGTTTCATGTTTCCTTCTGCTGTAGCAGTAGTGGATGAGTATTTCAAAGAGAGGTATTCGGAGATCTCAGAAGGTGATGACCCTTTGATTTATTGGCAGAGGAAGGTGAACATATGGCCAGCTTTGACCCAAGTTGCCATTCAGTATCTAAGCTGCCCTATGTGTAGTTGGCAATCTGAATGTATCTTTACTGCAAATAGCCACTTTCGTCCAAAACAGATCATGAATCTGGACTTTGACAATATAGAACAGCTGATGTTTctgaaaatgaacttgaaaaatgttaaatatgatTATTCTACATTGCTTCTGAGCTGGGATCCAGAGAATGAAGTtgttcaaagcaatgaaaaagaaatactatcttaa